The Thermacetogenium phaeum DSM 12270 genome segment CTCTATTCCGAATCCAGCCAGATACTGTTATCAGAATCTGAGCCCGCCTCCCCTTCCGCCTCAAGAGTGCCTTTGTCAGTCGGTGCATCGGCGAGGAACAACAGAGCCTGCAGCAAGAAGAGGCTCACCGGTCTGCAGGACCTCTTTTGAGGCTCCTGCGGTACCAGCAGGGTCCGAAACCCCTCTCCCGGCCCCAGGATCTGCAGAGCATCCAGCGTCTTGCGGGCCGGCTCGCTTTGGAGCAGTTCCAGCAAGCTTTCCAGAGCAATGAGGCATCCGTTGCCTCGGGGGCCCAGATACGGGCGGAGGCTTTGCATCACCTGAAGGGCGCTCTCATCATAGGAAAAGCCGGCCACTTTAAACATCCCCCCTTTTTACTGCGGTGGCGGTCAGCAGCGCTACCGCCACCCCCATTTCTTCACCCGCTAACCCACAAAAGACAACAAGTTTCCCATTTTTAGCTTCCATATCATACTATGGGTGCTGCCCGGAAAGTGTTCACCGGCGCGGCGAGGGAGCCTTAGGTTTAACTCAAGTTTTGTAGACCAACAGAGGAACGGAAAAGGGGCTGCCCTCGTCGGCGCAGCGGTCTTGCGGATGTTACAATCAAAACATTTTCAGGGGAGGGGATTACCGGGCTAAATTAAGGAATTTCTCTTATCCTAACAGTTTTTTCAGGCCCTGAAGCGCCTCCCTGGCCGCATGACGCCCCCGCTCTATAAGTTCCGGGATCCGGTCGAAGTCCCCCAATTTCACATCCTGAGCAAGTGGCTCGATCACCAAATCGGCGGCTTCCAGATCCTGCCTGGTGCCGTGTAAATGCATGATGTCGATCCCCCGCTGTACCACCTGGATGAGCGACTGCGGCTCCTGGACGGTTCCGAGCCTTCTCAAGCTCACCGCCACTACAACCGACGCCCCCAACCGGCGGGCCAGGGAAGCAGGCACCATCTCCACCAGGCCTCCGTCTGCGAGCAGGGTTCCCTTAAAGGGAACAGGCTCAAAAACTCCGGGTACGGCGGAACTTGCCTGAACCGCCAGCCCCAGAGAGGCGTCGCCGAAAAAAATCGTGTCCGGTGAGGGGCCGTCACCTGAGGTGCTGGAGAACACCACCCGCTTTCCCGATATCAAATCGGCGGCGACAACGCCGAATGGGATCTTTAAATCGGAAAATCTCCTTTTTCCCGTCACCCTCTCCACCAAGCCCCCGATCTTCTCACCGCTGAAGAGCCCGCGGGGCACGGCCTCCAGAAAACCGGCGATATCCTTCAAATTGCCCAACAAAAACCTGACGAAGGAATAGGGGTTGAAGTTCCAGGCGAAGAGATCCCTCTTTTGCACTGCCAAGACCAGCTCTCTCATAACAGGTGGACCCACACCCGCCGCGTACAGGGCTCCCACGATGCTGCCGGCGCTGGTACCGGTGATCACTGCAGGCTGAATCCCGTTTTCCTCCAGGACCTCCAGCACGCCGATATGGGCAACCCCAAGCAGCCCCCCGCCCCCCAGGGCAATTCCCGGCCTTCTCTTCACTCTCATACCAGATCCACTTCCAGCTTGTTGAGAACGTTTTCGATGGGGTTGAAGACCGTGTATTCACTTGAGCCGGCAAAAAGCAGCCCCACCGCCCGGTTCTCCCGGTCGAGCACCAGGGAGCCGCTGTCCCCTGCCTGGGACTTCAGCTCGGCCATGACCTGTTCCTGAAAACGCACAACGTCGGTGTTGCGGCCCATGGTCACATTCAAGGTGACGTGCACGGCGGTGATTTTCCCCTCGGTGACTCCCGTGGTGCGACCGCTCTTCTTGACGGCCATGCCGGGCTCGGCCTGGGCTACCCCGTTGACCTTGCCGATATCGATGATCTCCGGGATAATCTCTTTGGGGTCTACCGGCCGGGCCAGGGCGCAATCAACCAGATTGCTGGCTCCCCGCTTCTCCAGCCGCACATAGTAATTCGGGCGAAAAGCATGAATAACGGCATTGACGGCTTTGACGCTCATTGCCGCCAAATTGCAGTCCGCCTCTCTGCTGAACCTGTATATGGGAACAAAGCGCTCCAGGTGCCCAATAACATCCTCTTCCGAGCCCCCATCGTAGACGCCCGGCTGGAGGATGAGATCTCCCCGCCGCGCCCTTCCGTCAAGGCCGTCTGTGGCATTGGCCAGAACGTGATTGTTGGATAAGATCATCAGCTCCCCGGTCTTCCGGTCGCGCACCACAGCCCCAAAGGTACCGGCCGTTACTTTAACATGGCCGATGCTGGAACCCGGGGCCGCCGGCCGCATTTTTTCCGTCCGCCCGAGGAACTGCACCTCCCCGATCTCGATGACATCCGTACAGACCCTTCCGATGCGCTTAGGGACGCATTCGTCAACCCCCAGCGCCTCGGCGGGTACCTTTTTTTCCACAAAAAAAATGATGGCCAGCTCGTCCGTATCCTGCCGGCCGCGTTTTTTGTAACCGATTCCCATGCCGACGACATTGGGCAAGCCGGAATAGCGCTGTTCGGCCACCCCCAGGGAACGAAACAATTTCCGCACTTTCACTCCCTCCCTGACCTTTACTCACTCCAGTATATTCGGGAAGAACACCCGTTGGTGTCAGAGAGAGGGATAACGCTCTTGAAGCTCACCTGCCCACGGGCAGGATGTCACTTCTTTCAACCGGAACAGTTCAACCAGGCGTTGATCCTGTCGATCTGCTCCCGCGTCTTCTCGGCCAGCAGCCGGCAGTCCCGGGCCAGGGCGGTTTTACCCAGCTTCTTTTCCAGTTCTTCATAAACCCTGAGCAAAAGCCGCTCATGCTGCAGGGCCTTGACCAGCTGTTCCTTGACTGTCGGCATTAACGCTTCCTCCTTTCATCTCGGAAAGCTTCCCCGGCCTTCCGTTATCTGCCTCATTTCCCTTGCGATAACATATTCCTGCTTCTGGCAAGGTGTGCATTGGATAGTCGTCGGCGGGTTGATGGGTTAGTCGTTCCCACGGCCAACCACCGACTTTCGGCCGTGCCTCGCTTTCTGCCCGGCATACTTCCAGAAAAAAGCGGGAAGTGGGAGGGCAGGTTGAACCTCCGTAAGGTTGCAGCACCTGAGGAACAATCTCGGCATCCGGTCGCTTAAAAAACCGGTTTGTTTTATGCTTGCAACGACATCTGAGCTCAAGGATCTGTTAATAGAGCCGGAGAAGACCCGTCCCCCTATCTGGGGCCACCGGAATCACAAAATAAGACAAAAATCCACAGCAAGAGTAACACTTTGTCATCATTACCATATTATGTATTAGCGACAGATGCGGGCGGTTGCACCCATCTGTCGCCGGAGAAAAACCAATAAAGAAGGAGGAATTAGCATGCCAATCACCCCGGGTAAATGCCCTCAGGTTGACGGAGTACCCCAGTGCCCTCCCTTTACGGAAAAGGACTGTATTGAGGTCTTCAAGGTCTTCGACCAATGCGCTGGAGAAGAGCTCCTGGGGAGGTGTGTCAGGGCCGCCGACTTCTGCACAGTTCCCATTCCCGATGACGCCACTATCTCTTGCACTGTGGTGCCAAACACAGCCCGCTGTTTCTTCATCGGCTTCGGGGCCTTCAACCCGCCCTTCTTCAGGCCGGTGCTGGTGCAAAACCAGGTGGATGTAGAGGTTACGATCACCGATGCCGCCGGTGTTGTGATCTGCGGGCCATTTGTTATAACACTGCAGGGCATCTTCCAGGCCCAGATGTGGGCGCCACCGGGAACCCTCGTCCAGTGCCAGGTCATTGCTGTTGGAGATTGTACTTGTGACCTGGCAACAGATCCGATTACTGGAGACCAGCTCATCTGCTGCCGGGTTAAGGTCTGCAAGGAGATCCAGATCAAGGCTCTTGTCAAACTTCTTGTCCCCAGCTACGGCTTCTGCGAGCTAGATCCCTGCGTTCCGGTACCGCAGCCATTCTTCCCCTGTCCGCCGGAGCAGCCGCTCTTCCCACCCCAGCGCTGTCAAGAGCCGCCAGTGGTGACTCTTATTGATCTAGCAGGCGTCCCGATTCAAGGGGTCACCGTCAACATTACTCGAGAGGGTACAACAGTCTCGGCAAACACAGATATCACCGGAACCGCCACCTTCACAACACTGGGAGCCATTGTGGCCGGAGATGTTGTCCAGTTCACCGATCCCGCTTCCGGGAAACTGGTGAGCTTCACCGTGCCTCCGACATTTACCGATGCTACCGGAACATTGCATGACAGCAATACCGTCTGTTCCCTCCAATTCGTCAGAACTGTGGGGACAACATTCAACTTGTTCATCGACGGTGTCCTCAACGGAACTGTCGATCCCTAGTAACAGCTGAAATCTCGCCTTATCCCCCGGCTTCGTTCGAGGCCGGGGTATTTTTTTTGCTCCTTTAAAGGGGACCATTGATTAAGGCTGCCCGTGTCCGCTCAGGGCAGCCTTAAATCGAAAGGGCACCCAATACGCTCGCTCTTACGACGTTACCTCAATGGCAACCTATACGATATAGCTTATAGTAAAATAAACCGGCGGTGCCCCCGGCGGGGTTACCTTGGCCAGATTCCCGGTGACAGAATCCAGAACACCTGTAACCGGGGGGGCCGGCTACAGAGATAACGGTCACGGTAGCACCGGTATTGCCCGGAGTAGTTCAAAGAACTCCACAGAAGCACCAGCTGGAATTACCACCATTCCAATTCCTCCCTTTGCACTTCATTGTTTTACGCCTTATTAAAGACCACCTCCACAAAGCTGAGGCTGGCAAATGGGGCGTATACCGCACTTACTGCATCTGCAAGCATCAAATAGTCATCCCCGACGGCAGCAACGGGGCCGGTAACATTATAGATTGAGCCGTAAAGGGTCACCTGTTGCCCTATTAATGCTTTAAGACGGGCAGATAATAAGTTGTCAGCCATTCAGATACCTCCTTCCTGCAGATCCTACCCTGAAAATATGTGTTCATCCTTACGCTTGCTCCCGGATCTTTTGGTTTAACTCGCCCTAAGACTCGTCGATAGATAAGCAGCCGACCGGCTCCTATGCGCCTTCCCTGGCGCAGAGTCGCCTATCTCGACATCCTGTCTCGATTCGGCTGCCGTTTGCTGCTCCTTCGTCAAGGGCGAGTAACAACCTCCGTCAGGTCGCTGCGCCGTCAAGGATAAACCTTTTTTTTCGTTCCTCTGTTGCTGCCGCCGCTGGCGGCATGGTGGTCTGTCATGAAAATAGACCGCAGACCCGTCGGGTATTTTCATACTCTGTTGGTCGCCTTTCTTTATTTCTTCTGGGGTTTCTTTTGAGCGCTGGGATCAGAGGAGACGGGTTTATCAGGAGGGCAGATCGGATAATGCTGCAGTAAAGAGCAGATCTCCGCCCAACTGGGCTTTTTGGCCGGTTTCCCTCACCCACCGTACTCAGGCGGTTTGGAAGGCGGCGGCTCCTGGACAAAGGTTTTCTCAAGGCCGGGGCGGCTGGGAATCAGCTCCAGGGGGATGGAGGAGAGGTCGTACCCCGCAAACTCCTGTTTTGCCGTAACCCTCCCCTTCTGCTGCCCCTGCCCTTGAGCGCTCCGGGCAGCATATCGGCGCAAGATGTCCGAGCAGCTTTCCTCTTCACCCCTCCCGGCTGGCTGAAGCTCTTGCTTCTCACCGGGATCGGCCCGACCCCCCGCCGGACCCTCGGGCAACGCCCCTTTTTCTCTCTGCTCAATCACCCGCCCCACCAGATACGCCAGGGAGTCCAGATCCAGGGCGATTTTATCGCTGATGCGCACACCTTCCGGCTCCGGCTCCCGTCTGCCGTTTTTCCCGGCCTGGTTGCCTGCGGGCACCTCCGGTGCCTCCTTTTCCCGGATCCCGGCGGCACCGGTGGCATCCCTTCTGCTCGCCTGCCGGGCATCTTCCTTTCGAAGGGGAGAACCTGCCAGCTTAAGGGCGATTTCCCCCTCGATAACCACTTCAACCCACACCCTATCCCTGAAAAGGCCGGCCAGCAATCTCCAGATTCCCACGCCGGACGGCTTGCCGGGCCTGACCTGAGCGATCAGGGGGTGCTTGAGATCAATCTCTATCCTCTCTCCCCCAACGAACCCCGTCTTTTCCGGCAGAATTTTTTCCGTCAGGGTGCCGGGAAGGATCACCGTACGGTAGAAATTCCCCCCACTCCTCTGCCTGAGACCGCAGCAAAAAACCAGGTCATAGCCGCCAAAAACCAAAAGCTCGCCATCGGGCAGCACCTTTCCGAAGAGAGCCGGGTTGGCGATCCTGCAGGAAACCGGGTAATCTGGTAAAGCGGTCTGGAAAGAAAACTGGACCTTGATTGAAGGTAACTCCATTGTTGACCTCCTTTCCCGGTAGGTTTTTCATTTCCCGATAAACAACAAGGGAGGTGACCCTCCCTCGTCGATCAACAGCGGCGGCCTGCCGCTAAATGCTGGGCCTTCTTCAGCCGGATATTCCCGCACCCGTCCGCATCCCCGGCTGCGCATCAGGCGGTCGCATCTGAAACAGGATTTTTAATGTTCTTTCGTCAATCCCGAACTGCCTGTAATATTCCAAAACCTCCGGTGGCACCACCGCCTTGCCGGCCAAATCCACGGCGGTCGGAGAGATCTCAGAAATGGCGCATTTTTTCAAGTCGCGCAAAGAGCCCCGGCAAGACTCCTGACCGTCTTCATCAGACCCATCCTCTCCAGCAGGCGGCTCAGCTAAACCGGAGGGAACGGGCTCATTCCCCTCATCAGCAACGGCCTCTTCCGGAGCTGCATCCACATGCCGGCCGCAGTTATCCATTCCACCGTCTTCCCGGTGCTCGGGAGCGGCATTCTCCTCCGGCAGTGCCTTCTTACATTCCTCCGCCACTTCCTGATCCGAACCATCTACCCGGGACATCTCTTGATCCGAAACCTCCACGGACAACCCCTCCTTGTCGAGTTGTTAGATTTTATTACCTCTGCTGGTTATAATATGTATCTTTTGCCAAGATGTCACTCTCATAGAGGAGGACCGGGAAAAAACCGGATTAACAAACCCCACATAAGCGGCAAGCGGTCGTCCCCATCAGGGGAGACACGGTAGCTTCAAGGGCTTCGAGGATCGGGAAAAACGCTTATTTTATTTTATTAAGAAGCGGCAGCGGGTAGACCAGGCAGGCCAAAAGAGAGGGAAACGGCAAGGGCAGGCAGCAGAACGCTGTCATGAAAATAGACCGCATACTCTGTTGGTGCCGCCCCTGGCGGCGTGAGGGTCTGCCCGGGAAATCATCAATTCTTTAGTTCGCTCAACCTTCCTCAGCGTTTTTACCGTGCCTCTTAAGCCTCGACGAACAGCTCAACAACCAGCACCCAGGCTCCTTGTGGAACAACGGCAACACCGACCTTATTGGCCTTCGGATTCATCATGATCTCTCGATGTTCAGGGCTGCCCAAAAGCAGCTGGTGCGCCTTATAAACGTCTCCGGCTTTGCAGAGGTTCTCCCCGCCGCTCCGGAAGCTGACGCCAAACCTTCTGAGCATCTGCCCAGGTGAACCGTAGGTCGGGGAGATGTGACCGAAATAGTTGTTCTCTATCATATCCTGCGCCTTGAGCCGGGCGATCTCCGTAAGTTTCATATCGACGGCCACCGGAGAGATACCCTTGCCAATCCTGCTGTTGTTGATTAAATCGAAGAGTCGCTTTTCGTCTGCCGTCAGCCCATCAGGCGCGGAGGGTACTGGTGGCACAGATGTGGCTGGAGGTTCATCATCCCTAGCTCCACCCGGATCCGCCGGTGTTGCGGAAGCCTGATCAGAGGGGAGGAGCCGGGTCGGATATGAGACCGGCTTTGATCGATTGTTGAGAACGGCATTGTAATAATCTTCAATGCTCGTCATCCCCCGCTGCGGATAATAAGTCTGGTTCCCTCCTCCACCGGCGCCTCCGCTACCGGCTGAAGGCGGCTGGACCGGAGGGTTTGCCGGCTGTGTTGGCTTGGGATCGGCAGCAGGGGGTTCCGGCACAACAGGGCCCTTGCTCTGGTCGGGCAAAGTTCTGCCCTGGAGTACAGCCTGGATATACTCATCCATCGTAAACGCATCCGCTTTTGGCGTATACCAGCCGCAAAGGCCGGCAAGAAAAATCACTGCAATCAGCATCGACAGAACTTTACGGTTAATGGCTCCAACATCCCCTTTCCAGAAACTTTTCTTTTAAGATAATCAAAATGCCTGAAGGGGACAACCGCCAACTTCTAACGAAATCCGAGTTTTTATTAAGAGAACCGTCCAGCCCACACCCCACTCAGCCGCTTCTTCCCCATTTGCTGCGCTCTGTCATAATCTGTTAACCAGGCGCACCTGCCGCCGGGGTCTCTCCGCCTTTCATCAACCCGACCGAAAAAGCAGCAAGGCAAATCGAGCCCGTTACCCCGTTTCCCGCGAGGTGTTCTCCCGCTTCGTGCCGACGAAAGGCTCAGCCCTTTCTGGGGTCCCCCGCGTATTCACCGCTCCCTCCCGCGGATAGACCCTCTCCTGGGTTTTCTGCTGTTCTCTCCCTCCGTACGAACTCATCGGTTCACCTCTGATTCGATGTTCGGGCCTTCCCCCGGAGTCCATGACCCCTAGGGTACTATGCCCTCTGCTGACTCCTGCCGGTTCAACCATGCCTCTCGACCCGGCTTACCCGTATCCCTGGCGTACCAACAGGCCTACTGGGTAAGTGCGTCGACTTTCCCTCCATCTACCCGCCGAATTTACTCTCAGCAATCGCACGCTAAAGGACTTCGCTTTGTTTCGCAAGCTCATCCAACTGCTGCTAGCCTCCTATGCGGTTCCTGTTCGTCGGGCCGGAGGTTCGCCGCCAGCTTCCTTAAGATTCCATCTCCCGAAGGACACCCTTGCCTTCGGCCAGCAGACTCGTGCTGCCTCGCCTGCAGTGGACTTTCACCACCAAGTTAACGCCCATGCCGGGCGCACATCGAGTAGGAGGGGGCGGCTAGCCCCCGTCCTCTCACACCACCGGACATGCGGGCCCGCATCCGGCGGTTCACCAAGCTTGACGAAGAAAAGAATAGCGTTCAGGCCGCTACCTTGTCCTCCGCGAGGTGCCGCTCCGCTTTGTGCCGGAGAAGGTCTCGGCCCTCCCGCGGTCCCCCGTGGCTTCACCACTTCCTCCCGCGGGCAGGCCCCTTCCGGGGTTTTCTGCTGTCTTCGACCTTCTCGCGAACTCATCGGTCTCACCTCCGTCTTGATGTTCGGGCCTTCCCCCTGAGTTCATGTCCCCCAGGGTACTATGCCCTCTGCTGACTCCTGCCGGCTCAGCCGCGCCTCTCGACACAGGTTACCAGCTCTACCTGGCTTATCCGGCAGGCCTCCCCGGGTAAGAGCGTTAACCTTCACCCCGCGCCCGCCCCATATACTCCGCCGCCCCTTGGCAGCCTGGGATTTCGCTGTGTTTCGCCAGCTCATCCGAACGGCTTAGCCTCTTATGGGGTTCTTGTTCATCGGGCCGTGGTTTTGCCGCCAGCTTCCTTCGGATTCCACCTCGCGATGGACACCCTTGCCTTCGGCCAGCAGACTCGTGCTGCCTCGCCTGCAGTGGACTTTCACCACCAAGTTAACGCCCATGCCGGGCGCACAAAAAAACACCCCCCGGGAACCGGGGGGTTAATCTTCATCTCTCAGCCCATTAGTTCCGGGCGGCTGCGATTTTAATCTCGCCGTCCTCGCGACAGACAGTCAATTCAACGCTTTCCGTGAGCACATCGGTATAGCTGAAGGAAATTCGCCTCTCAACTTTCTTTTCATCGAGTTTTATAACAAAAATACTGGGATAGGTGCGTTCCAAGACTCCCTCTCGCTCAACGACCCTATTCCTGCCTTTAAAGGATTTGAGTTTCACCCTCTTACCGATATAGGCATCAAGGTCCCTCTTGATTTCCGCAAGCGCTTGCTTGGTAGCCATGAGCCTCACCTTCTTTTTAGCCTTGATTGCGGTCCAAAAAGTACTTCATAGTATTATACCAACTCTCCGGAAACAGATCAAGAGGATGGTCCCTGCGATCTCTGCACAGAAAAGAGGATATCACCTGCCGCATAGGAGGGGACGAATTTGTTTTAATCACCCCAGGTGGTGCCGGCGAGCTGGAAATCATCAAACAACGCCTTCTAGTGCTAGAGAAGGTTAAGGAATGGATTGAACCGGATGAACGCCTGGGGGGACTAGGAGTAAGTATAGGAGCAGCGGTGTGCAAACCGGATCAAAAGCTTGATGTCGACAAACCTATCGATCAAGCAGACAAGCATATGTACCGGGAGAAGACCAATAAACCCAAAACCCTTCCCTCTTTTAACCGGCCGGGTTAGTAGATACGGCCAAAGGGGTGCCGGCCTAATACCGCGGGCGCGGCAGCCCGAGCCGCAGCTTCCCTTTCGTCTGAATCCCTCCCATGCTCTGCACCCCCAGTGCCGCCTGTTCTAAGAGATCGGGGAGATGAACCTTTTCATAGATCGAGGTGAAGGCCAGCCTCTCGGCGATAAAAACGGGATCGAGGACGTCGATCATGACCCGTTCCGGGGCGCTGGCGAAGTTCGCCCCCGCCTCGATAAGGGCCTCGTAATGGGACTGACAGCCCCCGGCGATGATGATCAGGTTGTCCCGGTCCGGCTCCACCTCCCGGGCGCGACGGACGGCAGCCAGGAAAAACTGTGAATTCCGGTAATAATCTGTTTTTCGGTAATCCCGCACCCCTTTTTTGACGGCGTCGTGCCCGGTAAGCACGAGGATGTCCGGCATCGATTCCTGGAGATACCCTCTGACCGCCTCCGGCTGCTCCTGTTCCGGAACGTGGAGCACCCGGCAGGGAACGCCCAAGCGCAAATAAGTTTTCAGGCACAGTTCACAGTACTGGGGATCCCCGTCGAGATGCAGCACCCGGCCAGGCAGCTCAAAAAAATCGTACTTCCCTTTCCTCCCGCCCCTCTGCAGGTTGTACTCCCGCAGGCGCCCCTGTCTGGAGAGTGCCACCCTGATGTATTGCTGCTTCTTCTTTTTAAAGGCGCTCTGCTGGCGAATGATTTCGGCAACGCCCTTTTTCTCCAGATCGGAGAGAGGAGCGCTGGCACAGAGGCGGATAAAAACGCCCTTCAGAAGGGCAAATTCCCCCTCCTCGCCCTTTACGATCTCCGCAACCCGGAACAGGACATCACCCTTATAAGACTTGCGAACAACCACATCTCCGACCTTAATTCCCTTAATAGAGATCACCCCGCAGTACCAGGATTATCCAGTTTTGGGTCTGCTATATCATACGCTGCCGACAGCATAATGCTCCCGACCGCAGCCCGATCCTTCCGCGGCAGGCAGTAATGCCCAGAACCGGTGGCAAATTATGATAGAGAAGAAAACCGGGTAGGGGGTTGAAAATGGCCGCTTCCGGCTCAATTGTTCCCCTACTGATGATCTCCCTGCTCGCCGAACGGCTGGAGGAAATACTCAAACCGATTTTTAAGCCCTTCGTTAAGAACCGGGGTCCGGAAAAAATCTCGGCGCTCTGGAAGGTCTGCGGGTCGCTTGCCGGCCTTATTCTGGCCTTCGGAACGCAGGTTAATTTCTTCAGCATCATCGGGCTTCCCGGCTAATCCCTGGCTGGGGAAATTCGTGGCAGGAATTCTTGCCGGTGCAGGCACCCAATGGATGCACGAAATACTGAGCAACCTGCTCTATGATACCGTGAGGCACTACCGCTCCCAGAATGGGCAAAAGAAGAACAGGAAGTAAGAAAGCGGTTGCCTTCGGCCCTTGAGGAATATTAGAATGAAGCTGACCGGGGCCTGAAGAGCGGGCCACATGTGAAGTCCCGGAGCAGGCACTGCTGCCGGTGAAAGCAGAAAGGATGATCACACCATGAGGCTGCGCGGCCATCATCTGATCTGTCTGCACTTTTACAGGGGGAAGGGGTATTCCCCCGCATTCGTGGAAAACCTGTCCGCCATCGTCAGGCGGGCGGAAGAGGGAGAGGAGATTGAGGTGGCGTCCGGGGCGGACGAAGTCTGCAGCGCCTGCCCCTACCTGAAGGACGGCCTCTGCGGGCAGAAGGATGGCGCCGACGAAGAGATCCGGGGGCTCGACAGGAAGGCCCTGGCCTTCCTGCGGGTCGCTCCCGGCGAGATCGTCCTCTGGCAGGAGATCCGGGAGAAAGTCCTGGCCGCTCCGAGCCAGTGGTTCGACTCCTTCTGCACGGGATGCGACTGGTTCAACCTCTGCGACCGGGTGCGCCGTGAATAAGAAGTGAACCTGTTGCGGTCTCCCCGCTCCCGTCTAAAAAAGCCCCAGCTTCCTTTATGATCCCGCCTTTCCGGCAATACTAAGAAAAAACGGGGTGAAAAGCCTTGTTCCGGCCGGAAAAGGTCTTCTTCGAAAGAGATGCTCTCTCCTACCCGCTGGGAGAGAAGC includes the following:
- a CDS encoding patatin-like phospholipase family protein → MRVKRRPGIALGGGGLLGVAHIGVLEVLEENGIQPAVITGTSAGSIVGALYAAGVGPPVMRELVLAVQKRDLFAWNFNPYSFVRFLLGNLKDIAGFLEAVPRGLFSGEKIGGLVERVTGKRRFSDLKIPFGVVAADLISGKRVVFSSTSGDGPSPDTIFFGDASLGLAVQASSAVPGVFEPVPFKGTLLADGGLVEMVPASLARRLGASVVVAVSLRRLGTVQEPQSLIQVVQRGIDIMHLHGTRQDLEAADLVIEPLAQDVKLGDFDRIPELIERGRHAAREALQGLKKLLG
- a CDS encoding chymotrypsin family serine protease — its product is MRKLFRSLGVAEQRYSGLPNVVGMGIGYKKRGRQDTDELAIIFFVEKKVPAEALGVDECVPKRIGRVCTDVIEIGEVQFLGRTEKMRPAAPGSSIGHVKVTAGTFGAVVRDRKTGELMILSNNHVLANATDGLDGRARRGDLILQPGVYDGGSEEDVIGHLERFVPIYRFSREADCNLAAMSVKAVNAVIHAFRPNYYVRLEKRGASNLVDCALARPVDPKEIIPEIIDIGKVNGVAQAEPGMAVKKSGRTTGVTEGKITAVHVTLNVTMGRNTDVVRFQEQVMAELKSQAGDSGSLVLDRENRAVGLLFAGSSEYTVFNPIENVLNKLEVDLV
- a CDS encoding Ig-like domain-containing protein, which gives rise to MPITPGKCPQVDGVPQCPPFTEKDCIEVFKVFDQCAGEELLGRCVRAADFCTVPIPDDATISCTVVPNTARCFFIGFGAFNPPFFRPVLVQNQVDVEVTITDAAGVVICGPFVITLQGIFQAQMWAPPGTLVQCQVIAVGDCTCDLATDPITGDQLICCRVKVCKEIQIKALVKLLVPSYGFCELDPCVPVPQPFFPCPPEQPLFPPQRCQEPPVVTLIDLAGVPIQGVTVNITREGTTVSANTDITGTATFTTLGAIVAGDVVQFTDPASGKLVSFTVPPTFTDATGTLHDSNTVCSLQFVRTVGTTFNLFIDGVLNGTVDP
- a CDS encoding CAP domain-containing protein, which codes for MDEYIQAVLQGRTLPDQSKGPVVPEPPAADPKPTQPANPPVQPPSAGSGGAGGGGNQTYYPQRGMTSIEDYYNAVLNNRSKPVSYPTRLLPSDQASATPADPGGARDDEPPATSVPPVPSAPDGLTADEKRLFDLINNSRIGKGISPVAVDMKLTEIARLKAQDMIENNYFGHISPTYGSPGQMLRRFGVSFRSGGENLCKAGDVYKAHQLLLGSPEHREIMMNPKANKVGVAVVPQGAWVLVVELFVEA
- a CDS encoding Veg family protein: MATKQALAEIKRDLDAYIGKRVKLKSFKGRNRVVEREGVLERTYPSIFVIKLDEKKVERRISFSYTDVLTESVELTVCREDGEIKIAAARN
- a CDS encoding diguanylate cyclase is translated as MRSKKYFIVLYQLSGNRSRGWSLRSLHRKEDITCRIGGDEFVLITPGGAGELEIIKQRLLVLEKVKEWIEPDERLGGLGVSIGAAVCKPDQKLDVDKPIDQADKHMYREKTNKPKTLPSFNRPG
- the yabG gene encoding sporulation peptidase YabG; translation: MISIKGIKVGDVVVRKSYKGDVLFRVAEIVKGEEGEFALLKGVFIRLCASAPLSDLEKKGVAEIIRQQSAFKKKKQQYIRVALSRQGRLREYNLQRGGRKGKYDFFELPGRVLHLDGDPQYCELCLKTYLRLGVPCRVLHVPEQEQPEAVRGYLQESMPDILVLTGHDAVKKGVRDYRKTDYYRNSQFFLAAVRRAREVEPDRDNLIIIAGGCQSHYEALIEAGANFASAPERVMIDVLDPVFIAERLAFTSIYEKVHLPDLLEQAALGVQSMGGIQTKGKLRLGLPRPRY
- a CDS encoding DUF1284 domain-containing protein, yielding MRLRGHHLICLHFYRGKGYSPAFVENLSAIVRRAEEGEEIEVASGADEVCSACPYLKDGLCGQKDGADEEIRGLDRKALAFLRVAPGEIVLWQEIREKVLAAPSQWFDSFCTGCDWFNLCDRVRRE